From Salvelinus namaycush isolate Seneca chromosome 2, SaNama_1.0, whole genome shotgun sequence, one genomic window encodes:
- the LOC120022475 gene encoding tripartite motif-containing protein 35-like, translated as MAASVSELLLDVLEKLDKRELDRFHWELSNSNLKGFHNISKAHLENVTRHATVDRMVETYCKEGAVNVTNMILNNMDFNNLAMSLKRDLPEKEPAQNKRMEEGESVSVLKDNLRSDLTHLEEKLEKCENARESYDSMTQHTKDQQVDTTRRIREEFEKLHQFLREEEEARLAALREEEKEKGMLIERGMESIDEQISSLTDAIEAVKEDLKKGSEKFLVSYKRTQSRARAQLELPDPQLVSGALIDIAKHLGNLQFQVWEQMQAIVKHSPIILDPNTAPSTMTLSDDLTSVRHTAIEKQQTPDNPERFTRWAKVIGSAGFVKGSEHSWEVEVGDQPEWNLGVAAESVNRKGENLLASPEYGIWAILKRGRKYTNGIGKTLTMKRIPQRIRVQLNYNRGEVAFYDPKDNTHIYTHKHRFTETVYPYISVWKIKDASNRDIQICPSEVSVTVKSHQ; from the coding sequence ATGGCAGCATCTGTCTCTGAGTTGTTGCTGGACGTTCTGGAGAAACTGGACAAAAGAGAGCTGGATAGATTTCACTGGGAGCTGAGCAATAGCAATCTGAAAGGTTTTCATAACATTTCAAAGGCTCACCTGGAGAATGTCACAAGGCATGCCACTGTGGATAGGATGGTGGAGACCTACTGCAAGGAGGGAGCTGTGAACGTCACAAACATGATCCTAAACAACATGGACTTTAACAACCTTGCTATGTCTTTAAAGAGAGATCTTCCAGAAAAGGAACCAGCACAGAACAAAAGAATGGAAGAGGGGGAATCGGTGAGTGTACTGAAGGACAACCTGAGATCTGACTTAACACATCTGGAGGAAAAGCTGGAGAAATGTGAAAACGCCCGAGAGAGCTACGATAGCATGACTCAGCACACCAAGGATCAGCAGGTGGACACAACGAGGAGGATCAGGGAAGAGTTTGAGAAGCTCCACCAGTTcctgagagaggaagaggaggccagaCTGGCTGCtctgagggaggaggagaaggaaaagGGAATGTTAATCGAGAGAGGCATGGAGAGCATTGATGAGCAGATCTCCTCTCTCACAGATGCCATTGAGGCTGTGAAAGAGGACTTGAAGAAAGGCAGTGAAAAATTCCTTGTGAGTTACAAACGCACCCAGAGCAGAGCCAGAGCCCAACTTGAACTTCCGGATCCACAGCTCGTCTCCGGAGCGCTGATCGACATCGCCAAACACCTGGGAAACCTGCAGTTCCAAGTCTGGGAGCAGATGCAGGCGATAGTCAAACACTCGCCCATCATTTTGGACCCCAACACGGCTCCCTCTACTATGACTTTGTCTGATGACCTCACCAGCGTGCGACACACAGCCATAGAGAAGCAGCAGACTCCGGACAACCCAGAGCGGTTCACACGGTGGGCAAAGGTCATTGGCTCCGCAGGCTTTGTGAAGGGTTCAGAGCATAGCTGGGAGGTGGAGGTGGGCGACCAACCTGAGTGGAATTTAGGCGTGGCTGCAGAGTCCGTCAATCGGAAGGGAGAAAATCTTCTTGCGTCACCAGAATACGGAATCTGGGCTATACTGAAAAGGGGGCGCAAGTATACAAATGGAATTGGTAAAACCCTCACTATGAAGAGGATACCCCAGAGGATCAGAGTTCAGCTGAACTACAACAGGGGGGAAGTGGCTTTCTATGACCCCAaagacaatacacacatctacactCATAAACATAGGTTTACTGAGACGGTCTACCCATACATCTCTGTTTGGAAGATAAAAGACGCCAGCAACCGTGATATACAGATCTGCCCATCAGAGGTGTCTGTGACAGTAAAATCACATCAGTGA